The DNA sequence GGCTCTATATATGAGACGGGTAAAGTGTGAAAAACCAATGGGAAAGTGAACGATCCAAGCGTCAAAACTTTTTCGGCGCTAGAGCGGCTGTTTTTCCCACTGTGCCTTGGGGGTTGGTGACGCGAGATAAGCGGTATTTTCCCAAGAGATGCATTCCACCCCGAGTTACACAGGTATGTAAAAGGATCGTACACGAATgtataaaacgggatgtatattcattaaccgggataaaagggaagATATCGCTCTTTGTCTATCCATCATTGATATATCGTTTGATATGAACTTGACCAAATATACCAATCTATTAAACATTCTCATCTTAATCTAATCATAAGTTACcctgatttttgtaaaaacatcAGTGAAGGTtgccaatgggcctgttgccaacttttgctagagcaaaaataagagttgtttcctatagataatgcctcaaaaatcacgatgggcgcatcggcaaagtctgaaatgctttcataacttcacaatctgggtaagaaatttgcgtttttttgagcttcccgcttcaaaaacgatactacggcacagttgaacattttgttagaggagtcgttccatcgtcggcagtattcatcatggccgacgcttccgcagttccgcgcgtgaTTCGAGAAGCGTTCAGGGTCAATCTAgggggcgaggaaaatatgaacgtaataacgccgattgttatctggtctaatcttGTTCAGGTGTTATTTCGTctcatcacacgtgttttggcgaattggcgtcggccatgatgaatattgccgatgATGGAACGACTCATCTATCtcaatgttcacctgtgccgtagtatcgtttttgaagcgagaagctcaaaaaaccgcaaattttttacgcagattgtgaagttataagtgcatttcagacttcgccaatgcgctcatcttgatttttgaagcattatctataagaaacaaatcttagttttgctttagcaaaagtttgcaacaggcccattgttttCTACTGTGAACGGTAATATAATCtgacaaaaattgattcatAATACATCACGTAAGCACAAGATTATTTGGTTattgagataaaaaagaaaaattaaatggtatgttgatctatttttttcctgaaaaatctatGTTGTAATGTAAATTTCTCCTCTGTAAATCCCCAGCGTATTTTCTGATTCGACTCTCTAGGTTGTATCCCTTTTCATGTCCTCGCACtgtcaataaaaataaattgagataatTTTTGAACGACTTTTTCAGGGGCTCCCGGGCATCCTATtaatgaggaaattttcaataatgacATGGATCACTCGATGATGGACGGACACAATCCTCTGTCCCCGCCTCCTCCAACACCACCACCAACCCCTCCGCCCATGGACCTCCCCATGAACGATTCGCCTGAAAGTTTGAAAGATACtcaagaaaaaaccaaggaagAACACAAGTGTCGGCAGAAGTAAGTAAAAAGCgctgtatgaactttcaggcgttggcaaacttccttcgataaaacatgaatttattggaaaagctgtatttatttttcttccaatttttcggacagTTATGTTTGTAAGTaagtccaaaatatctgaaacaccaaggaaaaaattattacctaaataatgtttttatcgaaggaaatttggcagcatttgaaTGTTCTTATGGCGAATTTCCATAGCACATCAGAAGAAAATAGATTGGTTTGATTTTGATGGGAGAAATTGaggaagaatatttttgaaaacagttAGGtacattttgtctaaaatttgaggatttttgatGGCAAACCAGCTCtttattgtatttattttgctttattttcctctgttcaatttttttttttttttttttttattaataccTAATGAagcttttcttcttccttttgatttttgtaattttctttataaaaacTTTGTATAATATGCATGGTTTTCTTGATGAGATCAagcatttcttgaaaatgatgATCAAAACACCTGGCCGTATCATAAGCgtaaaaatcttatttttatcttaCAGTGGTCAGTTTGTTTCAAAGGATAATTTCTTTCCAAAAGTTAGCAAGACTTGgatgattaatatttttttcagtaatgGATAAATCTTTCACTCGCTGATTCTACTGTagacttttttccttttgaaaaactaCAGCCATTTCAGGCTTGTACCCATTGTCAGGTTTTTAAacaaaagatgaaaataaaaacgtaatctcgaattattttcattttttgttttataacaTGACAATGTGCCCAAGTTCAAAATGGCTGCAgttattttcagggaaaaaattcttcaataaAATCAGAAAGAATTTATCAATTTCTAAATCAACAGTGCtgataattttaaacaaaacttgATTGACTTTTCCTCAAATTATGATTTAACGAGTTCTTCATTCAATTGCTTTTCAGAATTCAAAAAAGTCCAAGCGAGAAAACATTGTGTCTCTAGAAAAAGTTAAAGCAAAAGCGTGGGAACCCATCCCTTTGGACAATTGCAATCCGAATCAGACTTTGGTAAAACGAAGAGTATACAAGTTGGATGCAAGTTATTTGTCCAGTCCGGTTAGTACTACTTTTCTGAAttacttttccattttcctctCTCCAACTTGTTCTGCGTTAATTGTAATACCTTTAGGACTGTGATGCACATGACTTGGGTGCCTTTTTTATAGCTTCTAAAGCAGTAGCGTGTTGTGCTTTGCAATgcatagattgatctgccatttaaactaatggaaaagaatcgatgaacagggtgttcgtaacgaacaccttaatcaattctttactatagcttcaaatggggaaatattgttAATTGATTGTTCATGCCTTGCCGCTGTTCTAAAGGCCATTTTCTAGAAGCAAAGAATAACTTGAAAAATTGGGTTTGGTTCATCTGTGGATTGACTGATATAATTTGACGCAGGACCACAAGTTTTCATAATTGTATATTTGTCTTTTAATACCCTCCAAAACACTTGCAGTATTcgataaatgaataaaatttcacaaatattGATCGATCAAATAATCATGAGgtgggtcattccacgcctaggtagtccagggggtatttttttttccccctccaagtgacccaacgatatttatttttggacttcttaatactcctagtttttggaaatatatgtGGTTTAcctccattttgttttttttctcgcaatttttacgTGTTTTGTAACCCCGATGCTTAGCTTCATCTTACTGTAAAAAGGGTGACAGTTTGGTAGCAATGTTTTATGGTGTTCCCGCCAAAACCAAGTTTCAGGTTATGCTTGCAgttgtcaagaaactgattcaatgtgctcctgcaaagtttcaatttttaaaagtaattattgtatattatatgtaacttttaaaacttagtgccaacttttttgccatatttcagtatttaaagtgaatacaccttatctcaaaaggacttcaaatagaactcgttgaactctctctgatttgattgaaatattttcactttactataggcccagacctaccatgccagggtttttttttggttaatttgggtcatGCGAGGTCCAAGACCGCGGGGACGAAAGGAGAATTCTGGGTTACCCGAAGAAAAGCCTTgggacggtaggtctgggctaccctgtagaaaaatgtagttttggcatgctctacattaaaatgcgtcatattgctgattgatttactgcttaggattgcctacaataagagtatgagaagaaaagtaagttttttaacttttaaactctctcagaagtgatggacctcagagagacaatttgTCACACCCGTGACGcaaacggtaggtctgggccaccctgtagaaaaatgtagttttggcatgttctacattaaaatgcgtcatactgttgattgatttactgcttaagattgcctacaataagagtatgagcagaaaagtaagttttttaacttttaaactctctcagaaatgatggacctcagagagacaatctgtcacacccgttacgcaaactttcccatttttcaaggaaagaaaaacagataaTCGAAAACGGATCATCGGCAGTTGGCAGTTGAAGCAAGAACCCTTGGcttcatcatataatttaatcagatttttacattcataaaattcactgagtttccactttacacccactgaggaaaaactcacttccaaaatcggtcacacccgttacgcatgccttttaattttttctgagcaatggaacaaattaaaaacaatttctgataaactgaaatgatctataaaaaaagttctttctgctactgcagataattttttaattaaaccccaagaaagagttcaaattcttgtttaaagttaaattgttgtcacacccgttacaatggaatgacccAGGTGACAGATCTTATGATTTATGAAACTCCACCAAATTAACAAATGCGCAATTTCTTGAGCATTCAAGCAACGAAATTGGCTGAAGTAAACTTCTAAACAAAATTTATCAGCGTTTTTATTTAGTAGTGGTCACAAAAAACTTCCCATTCATAAGATAAACAAGAGTCTTCTTGAATCAAATTGGGCTTTGTATACAAGTTTTTGTAGGCTTCTTAAGTAACCAAGCAGCTTTCCCTCTTCACCCTgcgttgttcaaagtgtaaataatGTCCAACAGCTAAGCCTAAGCTCTGAGACTGAGGTTCGTGTATGTTCATACCTCTGAGACCGCGAGAGTAATGTTTATTAGTGTGCAATTTATCTCAAATAGATCATGGTTTCCCTATCAGTGGGAAGTTTGAATACACATGTTGAAAAACGTCAATGTCTTGATGAGGAGTTACTTTTAATAATTGTTctacattaaattttgatgagaaaacgaGTGTTACAACTTGCAAATTCGCACTTTGTCTctttagtggtccattaaataaaatattactcAGTGTAATAAGTATTTTCCTCAATGACTTCCAGCATAACAAAAAAGTGACAAGGAAACTTCCATGCAATGATGAACCTGATTTTTACGGTGTATTGTTTTGAACATTATCTAAACCAgtgaaaaattttctcattcatCTTTGTCATTTGTCATAAGTTGATTTCATTCTGTGTTCtgcagaggaaaaagaagaatagaGGAAGGACAGATACAGAGTCAGAAACGTTTattgtgtcagaaatgttcacAAAGGGTAAATACTATCTTAACAAAGGCCATGGGTTCGATCCATGAGTTCTAGCGGAATTCCACGCGGTACAGATGAAAAGACTGAAAGACGCTCCCAAcaggaagagaaaaatattcggtAAGTGAAACCATCTCTGAAAATAAGAGTTTTAATTAACTGCAGGAAAAGCAAAAGTGACATTTGTCCACAAGAATTCAAAATTAAGGAGCTGTTTACGAAAAGGGTCTTTGGTGCCTAGGACCCCTTATGTGGAAAACAGAGTAACTGATTCTCATAATtgattgttaaaaatttcaaaactaataaTCCTCAAACacagaaacgaaaaagaaaacatGCTCAGACCGAAAATCTTGGTTGGATCTCATTTGAATAATGGAATCCAAAACATTCCTCTAAGGTAATTCTACTCAATTTTTACTCATGCTCCGATCCTTATTTATTAGAAGTTACAGTagtctttcttttctttctgatagatttaaaaaaatcaccttAATTTGTTTGTCAGGAGTGTCTGCAAGAATTGATCGAATATGATTCGGAAGTCAGGCGGGTAGCGAGTTcgtgaaaagtcattgaaaatctgaaaaagtcggggaattttgcTGCGGACTCttgatttctttctttcaatcgCAACATTTAATTATTCTCTATCACCACCACAAGCTCCATTGTGGAAATTAGAACTTTGGCCTTTAAGTtcttgaattttggattttttcaattttcgaaaacttAGCGAGAGAAACCTTTTGTTGAAAGCATTTTTataagaaatttcagaaataaaaacattgaaaatgcatgaaaaagTCTGGGAATGTAATACTCATGTAATTGAAAAGCTTGTGCATTTTTCTAcctttttataaattaatttaactATTTTGTCTTTGCATCTGTTCTAGAAATGTTAGATGATAAAATAAGGATTAAAAAATGTTAGATGCTGCTTCAGAGTAAGAAGGAGgcgagttttttctttttttgaccatttttctAAACACAGATCAAGTTTGAAAGA is a window from the Bemisia tabaci chromosome 5, PGI_BMITA_v3 genome containing:
- the LOC109039390 gene encoding uncharacterized protein isoform X5, with the translated sequence MHSTPSYTGAPGHPINEEIFNNDMDHSMMDGHNPLSPPPPTPPPTPPPMDLPMNDSPESLKDTQEKTKEEHKCRQKIQKSPSEKTLCL